A region of the Myxococcus stipitatus DSM 14675 genome:
GAGCCTGAACCCCGCCCTCGCGAGCGCCCCCCACTCGGAGCGCGGCGGACTCCAGACCTCGGCCCTGGCCGACCAGCCCTCCACCACGGCCGCGGTGCTCGACCCGCTCCGCTCGCTCGCCATCACCGACTTCCAGACCCTCTCCCTCATCAGCCTCCAGCGGGTGATGGACCAGCTCGCCCAGCAGGGCCCCACCCCGGGCTTCACCGGCGAGCAGCTCTTCCGCCAGCTCTGGGACACCCAGAACCCCGCGCCCGGCCAGCCCGACCTCCCCCACGGCGCGCACTGCAGCGACAACGGAGGCACCCTCAACGGCGCGCCCTACACCTGCCGTCCCAATGAAGGCGCGGAAGCCATCCTGGGCCCCGAGTCCGTCATCGCCCGCTACAACCCCATCGGGCTCTTCAACCGCTTCGACCTCGCCCCACCGGACGGCGCCCACTGCGGCGAGTACCGCATCGTCTTCGCCCGCGGATTGGGCTCCAGCAGGCGCAACATGGTCATCTTCGAAGCCGTCGTCCCCAACCCCCGCCCAGACCTGGGCCTGGAAGGCTGCCGTCCCATCGCACAGACCTGGGCCAGCCTCTCCACCCTCACCGACCCCGCGGCCCGCGGCGCCCTCGTGAAGTCCTTCTTCATGGATGCCACCGGCCCGGGCCAGCCCCCGGTCATCCACGTCAATCACCTGGGCAACAACGCGCTGAGCGCGGGACAGATTCGAACCAACCAGTTCCTCCAAGGCCCGGGAGCCTCCTTTCCGTGGCTGCTCCGCGAGTTCAAGCTCCGGCAGCAGTGCCTCCCCGGCGGGGGCTGCCCGCTGCGCTTCGTGCCCGTCACCGTCAAGGCCAACCCGCGCGGCGACTTCTTCAACGTCCGCAACACCAGCCCGCTCGCGGTGAGCTTCCGGGCGCACTTCATCACCCAGGTGGCGAGCCTCGCGGTCAATGACATCAACCGCTTCAACTACGAGGTCCCCGACCTCTACAACGCGGCCCAGAGCGACTCGGAGGGAGTGCTCGCCTCGGACAACTACCTCAACGAGTTCCTCCTCGCGCCTCCCAACAACTCCTTCGCGCAGGCCATCACCACGGAGCTCCAGCGCATCGGCAGCACGCTGCGCCCCGAGCACCTCGTCGCCCGCGCCCAATCCCTGTCCTGCGCGGGGTGCCACAACCTCAGCAGCAACACGGACCTGGGTGGCCCCGTCAGCTTCTTCCCCGACCTGCGCTCCGCCTTCACCCACAACACGGAGCTGCCCGCGGACGGATTTCCGCCCGAGGACCCGCACTTCACGCTCTCGAATATGTTGCAGGACACCTTCCTCCCGTTCCGCCAGCAGCTCCTGGGGGCCTTCCTCGACACCCCCGCGCTCGGCGTGGTCCAGCATCACCTCGACTCGAGGATTCGCACGGTGGTCGCCGGGCAGCCCTTCACCGCCGAGGTGACGGTCAGCAACACGGGCGCCACGCTCTGGCGCCCGGGAAATGCCACGCGCGGCGTCTCGCTGGAGGGCGGGCAGGACCTGACGCTCGCCCCGGGCGACACCATCCTCCTGGGCCAGCGCAAGACCTTCACCCTCACCCTCACGGCGCCCATGACGCCCGGAAACAAGACGTACCGGTGGCGCATGCACCTCGACGGCGTGCCGTTCGGCGACGAGCTGCGCCTCCCCGTGTTCGTGAAGATTCCCGCGTTCGGCGCGGAGCTCGTCTCGCAGAGCCCGGTGCCCGACACGGTCGCCAACGGCGAGTCCTTCCAGTTCTCCGTCCGCATGCGCAACCGAGGCACCACGACCTGGAGCCCGCAGATGCCCGTGGAGCTGGTCTCCCAGCACCCGACGGAGAATCACCTCTGGGGCGTGGCGCGAATCCCCCTGCAGCCGTCCCAGGTGGTCGCGCCAGGAGAGGAGGCCACCTTCACCTTCACCGCCGTGGCCCCGGACCTCACCGGGAGCTATCCGTTCGAATGGCGGCTCGCCCAGGGGACCTCGGTGTTCGGCCAGGGCACGACACCGCGCACCGTCGTCGTCAGTCCGCCCCTCACCTGTGACAGCTGCACGTGGGGGCTCGACTGCCCGCAGACGTGTCCGCCGCCCATCGAATAGCGGGAGTGCTCCGGGCCCGTCAGCCGAGGCAGACGGGCCTGGCTCCACTCAGAAGGAAGGCTCGACGGCGCGGGTGATGCCCAGCGTGTCCGCGTAGCTGTGCAGCCCCCGGATGTGATTGCCACCATCCACCGCGAGGGTATCGCCCGTCACCCAGGACGCCAGGTCGCTGCAGAGGAATGACACGACCTTCGCCACGTCCTCCGGCTCACCACAGGGCTTGCCCAGCGGCGTGTGCGAGAGGAACTCGCGCCCCATGGGCCCCTTGAGGAGGCCGGCCCCTTCCGCCAGCGGCGTGCGGATGGCGCCCGGCGCCACGACGTTCACCCGGATGTTGTGCCGTCCCAGCTCCGACGCCGCGACCTTCGAGAAGTTCGCCAGCGCCGCCTTCGAGGCGCAGTAGTGCGCGAGCCCGTCCGTCACCGCGGTCTGGTTCAGCGAGGAGATGTTGACGATGGAGCCCGGCTGCTTCGCGGCGACCAGCGCCTTCGCCAACATCTGGGTGAACAGGAAGGGCCCCTTGAGGTTGATGGCCATGACCTGGTCGAACTCCTCGACGGGCAATTCGAGGACCGTGCGCAGCGTGGCCGTCCCGGCGTTGTTCACGAGGATGCCCGGGAGGCCGAACTCCCGCGTCGCCAGCTCGATGGCCCGCGCCACGTCCTCCGCCCGGACCACGTCTCCCGCGAAGGCCACGGCCCGCGTGCGCCCCTCCGCCGACTTGTTGAGCTCCGCGGCGGCCGACTCCACTTTCTCCCGCGTGCGCCCGAAGAGCAGCACGTTGGCGCCGTCCCGCATGAGCCGCGAGGCGATTCCCAATCCGATGCCCTGTCCCGCGCCCGTCACGATGGCACTGCTCGATACCAGCTTCATGATGACTCCTGTTCCAGAGAGACGACTCGCAACCCAGGCGGCGGCATGTCCGCCTCGCGGCGCTGCTCGAACGAGCCTGCCGGGCACGCGGCCCAAAGACAATCTCCCTCGAGAAAGAGCGGCAAACCCGCCCAGCCATCCCTAGAGTGCGAATCCTTTTTCCCGAGAAGGAACCCTTCATGACCTGGAAAGTCTCGCTGAGCGCGCTGGTCCTCACCCTGACCGCGTGCTCGGAGTCCGAGGACCCGAAGCCCCCGTCGCCCCGTCCGGTGCGGGCTGTGTTGTTCCCATACATCCCGGACACGGTGGGTGACGGCTTCGCCAGCCTCGAGGCGCGGCTCGAGGCGGACTTCGAGCGGGAGCACTCGGACATCGACCTGGACATCGTGTTCGACGCGAACCTGGACACGTATGACCTGGCGGAGGGCGGCGTCCTGAGCCACCTCCTCGGCTCGGGCCCCGCGGCGGTGCAGGTGGTGGAGGTGGACACGCTCATCCTCGGCTCGCTCGCGTCGAAGGGTTGGATCCAGCCCGTGGACACGGAGCCGGACACCCTCCACCCCGCAGCCGCGGAGGCCGTCCGCATCTCCGGCACGGGCTACGGCGTCCCCACGTACCTGTGCACCTACGTCGTCTACTCGCGGACCCCGAACATCCGCTCCGCGACCGACGGGGCCTCGCTCGTCGACATCCTGCGGGCCAGCGCGCCCGGCAAGCGCCCCCTGGCGGCGAACTTCAACGGGAGCTGGACGCTGCCTTCCTCGTACCTGGATGCCTGGAGGGACACGCACCCGGCCCGCGCGGTTCCCGACGCGCTCGCCCTGCCGCTGGACGCCGCGGCGCTGGCCTCCTTCGAGACGGTCGTCGACAGCTGCGCGAGCGCGCCGGGCGTCAATCCGTGCCTCGACGGCGCCTACGCGGACAACACGGCGGCGGAAGAAGCCTTCGCCCAGGAGCAGGCCAACGGCTTCATCGGCTACACGGAGCGACTGGTGCCCATCCTGAAGGCCCGGCCCGGGATGGCGCTGCCCGAGGTCATCTCGGTGCCGCTGGGGAAGGGCTCGGCGACCACGGTGTTCGTGGATGCGCTGGTGGTCAACGCGAACTGCACCGGTCAGTGCGCACAGGACGCACGGGCCTTCACCACGTTCCTCGGCAGCCCCCAGGTGCGAAGCCTCATCGCCTTCAGTGGCGACGGCCCGCGGGGCACCCTGCCTCGCTACCTGCTCCAGGCCCCACGCGCGTTCTACGAGCTGGAGCGCACACGCTCGGACCCCATGTACCGCAAGTTCACGCCCCTGCTGGAGGGAGCACATCCCTTCCCCAGCCAGGGCTTCCCCGAGAACCGCAAGGCGCTTCAGGCCGCGCTGCAAGAAGCGCTGCGGGAGTCTCGCTAGGAAGGGGCCAAAGCGAACGTCCGTTCCCGGCGGGCGACCTCGCTGTTGCAGAAAGCACTCCGCGCGGGAGCGCTTCCTCCAGGGACTGCTCATGCTCCGCGCAGACCGGCTCGCGGTGTCTCGCGAGCGCCCTGAAAGGACATCCGCCATTCAATGTCACATTGGAATGGTTGCCCCCCGCACTGAACGCCCGGCCGTGGGACACGGAACCACTCACATCGACACCTCGGACCGCCAGGATTACGTTGGGCTGCAATGACATCACGACACTCCCTGGCAGGGGTCCTCTGTTTCATGTGGCTCGCGGCGTGCGCCAGTCGAGGCCCGGTGGCTCCCGGCCCGGGCCCTGGCTCCGCGCTGGATTCGTTCGCGGAGCAGTACGTGAAGCTGGTGCTCGCCCTGGGCCAGCACGACCCCGCGCTCGTGGACGCGTACCACGGGCCCCAGGGGTGGGCCGACGAGGCGAAGCGCGCAGCGGTGCCGCTCTTGGAGGTGGGCTCTCGCGCTGCGGCGCTGCACGCGTTGATTGAGTCCTCGCCCGTTCCCGCGGACGCGCTCGTCGCCCTGCGGCGGACCTTCCTGTTGCGTCAGGTGGGCGCCATGGACGCACGCGCGCGGCTGCTCCAGGGAACAAAGCTCTCCTTCGACGAGGAGAGCGAGGCGCTCTACAACGCCCGCGCCCCGACCCACACCGAGGCGGAGTTCGCGGAGGCGCTCGCCGAGCTGGAGCAGCTCCTCCCAGGACAGGGCACGCTGGCCGAGCGGCTGGAGGTGTTCCACCGGAGCTTCGTCATTCCTCCCGAGAAGCTCCGGGAGGTGTTCCAGACCGCCATCGACGAGGCGCGCCGCCGCACGAAGCAGCACATCCCGCTCCCCGACGACGAGGAGGTCACCCTCGAGTTCGTGACGGGCCAGAGCTGGGGCGCCTACAACTGGTACAAGGGGCGCAACAAGAGCGTCGTGCAGATCAACACGGACCTGCCCATCACCATCTCCCGCGCCATCGAAGTAGGCGCCCACGAGAGCTACCCCGGGCACCACGTCTACAACGTCCTGCTCGAGCAGCACCTCGTGCGGGAGCGTGGCTGGGTGGAGTTCACCATCTACCCGCTCTACTCCCCTCAATCGCTCATCTCCGAGGGCAGCGCCACCTACGGCCCCCAGGTCGTCTTCCCGGATGAAGCGGCCTACCTGAGGGAGGTCCTCTTCCCGCTCGCGGGCCTCCCGCCGGACCGGGTCGAGCCCTATCTGAGAGTCGAAGCGCTGCTCGAGAAGCTCACGAATGTCGACAACGAGGCCGCGCGCCGGTTCCTCGATGGGCAGTTCACTCGGGAGCAGGCCAGCGACTACCTGATTCGCTATCGGCTGCTCACCAGGCCCCAGGTGGAGAAGTTCCTGCTCAACGCCACCGAGGAGCGCACCTACCTCATCAACTACAACCTCGGCCGCGACCTGGTCGCGGACTTCATCGAGCGGCAGGGTGGCACGAAGGACAACCCCGCCCGGCGCTGGGAGCTCTTGAGGGAGCTGTTGTCCTCGCCGCGCCTGCCCGGGGACCTCGTCGAGAAACGCCCCTGAGGTCCCCGTCGAGCCCCTGGGTCCTTCAGCGGGGCAGCGACTTCAGGAACGACAGGAGCGCGGCGTTCACTTCGTCCGCGCACTCCTGCTGAATCCAGTGCCCGGCGCCCGGCAGGACCCTCATCTCCCGGAGGTGGGGGACCAGGGGCTTCATGTACTCCACGGGTGTGAAGGCGCGTCCCGGGTCCAGCTCGCCCACGAGGAAGAGCGCGGGCTGCTCAATCTTCACCGTGGCCAGCTCGGGCAGGTCCGCCCAGTCCCGGTCCATGTTGCGGTAGCGGTTGAGCCCGCCCCGAAAGCCGCTGTGGGCGAACTCCTTCGCGAAGAAGGCGACGTCCTCCTCCGTGAGCCACGAGGGCAGCTGCTCCGGCGGAGCGACGCCCGTGAAGAAGCCATCCCCCGGCTTCCGGGCGCGCACGGCCTCCGCCGCCACGTCGAAGCCCGGGGTGCCCGCGAGGATGGTGCGCATCGTCCTCGGGATGTCCGCCTCCAGCTCCGCCTCCGCCACGCCGGGCTCCTGGAAATACAGCATGTAGAACCAGCGGTCCTTGAAGGCGTTCCGGAAGAGCTCCATCGGGGGCATGGGCGAGCGGCCGAGGTGAGGGACGCTCATCCCGACCACGGCCCGGAAGCGCTCCGGGTGGAGCGCCGCGCAGGTCCACGCCATCGCCGCGCCCCAGTCATGCCCGACGACCACCGCCGTGCGCTCGCCCAGCGCATCGAGCAGCCCCACGAAGTCCGCGAGCAGCTCCGTCATCCGGTACGCCTCGACCTCCCGAGGCGCGGTGCTGCGGCCGTACCCGCGCACGTCCGGAGCAACCACGTGAAAGCCCGCCGAGGCGAGCGCCGGAATCTGGTGGCGCCACGAGTACCAGGACTCCGGCCAGCCATGGAGCAACAGGACCAAGGGGCCCTCTCCCGCCTCCGCGACATGCAGCTGGATTCCATTCGTCTCGAGGATGCGATGGGTGATTCCTGGCATGGGGCCGCTCGCGTGCAGGGGTTCGCGCCGGCAGCATAGGAGAGGGCCCGGAGCATCATGTAGGAAATGCTCCCATCCGTTCCGGAGGCCGCGTTCAACTCGAAACGGTTCACCGGCTGGACGGCGGCGGCTTCCGACTCCGTCTCAAAGCCCGCAATACACACACACGGGAAGCCCGTGGTCCGGCGCCAACGCGTGGGCATGTTCCGGCGCGCGGAGGGGGCATGAACAACGAAAATGGAGACATGGGGGATGTCGTCAGGAACTCGATGGAGCCCTGCCTGCGAAACAGGCGCGGCGCCGTGGAGGTCTCACTGACCAACCACCTGGCGGACCTGCACGTCGTCAGATGGGGGCCGCTGCGTGTCAACGGGCACGAGATTCCTCCCGAGGACCTCGTCCTGTTTCCCGAGGAGGGCGCTGTCACCCGTGGAGAGCATGTCTCACCCGAGCGCCCCTTTCCCTTCGGACGACAGCGGACCGTGTGCATCCGCACCTCGGTGCCCGCGCTCGACAAGGGAGAACATCGCTTCGAGGGGGAGCTCGAGTGTGGCCAGCACGGTGTCTTGAGATGGGATGCGACAGAGACCATCGAGGTGTCGCCATCCCGGACGGATGGTCGGATCCCGCGTGAGGAGGAGGACGATTACTCCGAAGCCATCGTCCAGGCGCGCCGGGCCCATGTGGAGGACTGGGCGGGCACCCGCTTGAATCATGTGTCACGACACTCCTTCGCCCCGGGACATGCGCGACACTCGTGCGAGCTCTTCACGGGGGTGGCGCAGGTGCCCATCGGCGTCGTGGGGCCGCTCGTCGTCCACGGAGAGCACGCGGACGGGCCGTACCTCATCCCCCTGGCGACCACCGAGGGGACGATGGTCGCGAGCTACAACCGAGGCATCAAGCTCCTCAACGCATGTGGTGGGGCCCGGTGCACGGTGCTGGATGGCTCCATGCAACGCGCCCCCGTCTTCGTGTTCGACGACGCGAAACAGGGGCGAGACTTCGTCTCATGGATCAGGACGCAACAGGAGGTCATCGCCGAGCGAGCGGAGTCCACCAGCCACGTGGCGAAGCTGCTGCGCATCGAGGCCTTCCAGGTCCACCGCATCGTCTTCCTGCGCTTCAACTTCATGACGGGCGACGCCGCGGGCCAGAACATGGTGGGCAAGGCCACCTTCGAAGCCCTGCAGTGGATTCGGACGCACTACCCCACG
Encoded here:
- a CDS encoding SDR family NAD(P)-dependent oxidoreductase — translated: MKLVSSSAIVTGAGQGIGLGIASRLMRDGANVLLFGRTREKVESAAAELNKSAEGRTRAVAFAGDVVRAEDVARAIELATREFGLPGILVNNAGTATLRTVLELPVEEFDQVMAINLKGPFLFTQMLAKALVAAKQPGSIVNISSLNQTAVTDGLAHYCASKAALANFSKVAASELGRHNIRVNVVAPGAIRTPLAEGAGLLKGPMGREFLSHTPLGKPCGEPEDVAKVVSFLCSDLASWVTGDTLAVDGGNHIRGLHSYADTLGITRAVEPSF
- a CDS encoding extracellular solute-binding protein: MTWKVSLSALVLTLTACSESEDPKPPSPRPVRAVLFPYIPDTVGDGFASLEARLEADFEREHSDIDLDIVFDANLDTYDLAEGGVLSHLLGSGPAAVQVVEVDTLILGSLASKGWIQPVDTEPDTLHPAAAEAVRISGTGYGVPTYLCTYVVYSRTPNIRSATDGASLVDILRASAPGKRPLAANFNGSWTLPSSYLDAWRDTHPARAVPDALALPLDAAALASFETVVDSCASAPGVNPCLDGAYADNTAAEEAFAQEQANGFIGYTERLVPILKARPGMALPEVISVPLGKGSATTVFVDALVVNANCTGQCAQDARAFTTFLGSPQVRSLIAFSGDGPRGTLPRYLLQAPRAFYELERTRSDPMYRKFTPLLEGAHPFPSQGFPENRKALQAALQEALRESR
- a CDS encoding alpha/beta fold hydrolase; protein product: MPGITHRILETNGIQLHVAEAGEGPLVLLLHGWPESWYSWRHQIPALASAGFHVVAPDVRGYGRSTAPREVEAYRMTELLADFVGLLDALGERTAVVVGHDWGAAMAWTCAALHPERFRAVVGMSVPHLGRSPMPPMELFRNAFKDRWFYMLYFQEPGVAEAELEADIPRTMRTILAGTPGFDVAAEAVRARKPGDGFFTGVAPPEQLPSWLTEEDVAFFAKEFAHSGFRGGLNRYRNMDRDWADLPELATVKIEQPALFLVGELDPGRAFTPVEYMKPLVPHLREMRVLPGAGHWIQQECADEVNAALLSFLKSLPR
- a CDS encoding hydroxymethylglutaryl-CoA reductase, with protein sequence MNNENGDMGDVVRNSMEPCLRNRRGAVEVSLTNHLADLHVVRWGPLRVNGHEIPPEDLVLFPEEGAVTRGEHVSPERPFPFGRQRTVCIRTSVPALDKGEHRFEGELECGQHGVLRWDATETIEVSPSRTDGRIPREEEDDYSEAIVQARRAHVEDWAGTRLNHVSRHSFAPGHARHSCELFTGVAQVPIGVVGPLVVHGEHADGPYLIPLATTEGTMVASYNRGIKLLNACGGARCTVLDGSMQRAPVFVFDDAKQGRDFVSWIRTQQEVIAERAESTSHVAKLLRIEAFQVHRIVFLRFNFMTGDAAGQNMVGKATFEALQWIRTHYPTIRASFLEGNISTDKKSSQLNILQTRGKRVTAEVVVPRELLMTSMRTRVSQAVLYQRICSEGSRLAGSHNNGAQSANALAALFIATGQDVAALAESAAGTLFTNETAEGDLYASITLPSLVLATHGGGTGLPTQRECLELLDCYGRGKVLRLAEIVAGVVLAGELSLMCAVASERGSEEWVSSHERMGRHH
- a CDS encoding NBR1-Ig-like domain-containing protein encodes the protein MRHHPPRSAAPPPRPSSWSRTASRLAGAGLLLASLNPALASAPHSERGGLQTSALADQPSTTAAVLDPLRSLAITDFQTLSLISLQRVMDQLAQQGPTPGFTGEQLFRQLWDTQNPAPGQPDLPHGAHCSDNGGTLNGAPYTCRPNEGAEAILGPESVIARYNPIGLFNRFDLAPPDGAHCGEYRIVFARGLGSSRRNMVIFEAVVPNPRPDLGLEGCRPIAQTWASLSTLTDPAARGALVKSFFMDATGPGQPPVIHVNHLGNNALSAGQIRTNQFLQGPGASFPWLLREFKLRQQCLPGGGCPLRFVPVTVKANPRGDFFNVRNTSPLAVSFRAHFITQVASLAVNDINRFNYEVPDLYNAAQSDSEGVLASDNYLNEFLLAPPNNSFAQAITTELQRIGSTLRPEHLVARAQSLSCAGCHNLSSNTDLGGPVSFFPDLRSAFTHNTELPADGFPPEDPHFTLSNMLQDTFLPFRQQLLGAFLDTPALGVVQHHLDSRIRTVVAGQPFTAEVTVSNTGATLWRPGNATRGVSLEGGQDLTLAPGDTILLGQRKTFTLTLTAPMTPGNKTYRWRMHLDGVPFGDELRLPVFVKIPAFGAELVSQSPVPDTVANGESFQFSVRMRNRGTTTWSPQMPVELVSQHPTENHLWGVARIPLQPSQVVAPGEEATFTFTAVAPDLTGSYPFEWRLAQGTSVFGQGTTPRTVVVSPPLTCDSCTWGLDCPQTCPPPIE